The genomic DNA GCATATAACGATTACATTAAAGAAGATAAAAATAATGAAGGACTTTCGGATTTTATGCATTGTTTCCTGGCCTTTTGCCAATACTTCTATATCAAAAAAAACAAGTAACCTGCATCATCAGGGCTGGCCTTAAATATCATAAAGTTTTTGGGTCCCCATTTCATTCTTCCCCGTTTTTTTAACATTACTTTTTATACATTAATCAACTTTATTTGTAAACGAATAAAAGCCGGAAATAACAGGTGTTGCATCTACGCATTTGATAAAAAATGAGCTTTTTTCTAACATTGCCGTAAGTTCTTTCCATAAATAAAGAGAAAGGGTAAGATTAATTCACTTACAGTAAAAGCCTTAAAAGTAAACGATGAAAATGGAAATATAACAGCCGTTAGAGGTATATCAGGCTGTGAGATAGAAGTGAAAGTTAGAACGAAAAGAGGGGCCGCGTCCAGGCCTTTGACAAAATATGGGGAGTTAATATGCTAAGAAAATTTTTCGGAAAAAAGAAAAAGCTGACAGAGGAAGAGGAAGAAAAACTTGAAAATAATTGGTTTGATGAAAAAAGCCGATTAATGGAATCAATACTGGCAAAGGAGCATGACATGGTAATGCATGCTCTTATTCCTTATGAAGTAGGCGGCGGTTTGGATCTTTATTATTATCCAAATGGTATTCCGGGCACAGCAATTGCCACAAAAGAGCTTTCTTACGCATGCAGAGAAAGCTCATCAAATGATAAGTACAAAAAATATGAACTGGTCATGTTTACGAGAGAAAAACTTAATCTGGATCAGGCGAAAGAAGAAAACGCCACTTTTGGAAAAGCCCATAAAAATATAAACTCCATTCTGAATCCGGTAGCAAATTATAGCAAGCAAGCGACGCTTAATCCGAATGAAACATGTGAGTTCCCTTCCGATATGGAAGGTATAGGCGGTAAATGCCTCATTTTTTCCGAATATAAACCAGCCAGTGATGATGTTGAAGATTTCGGGCTCATGGCTGTCATTGAAATTCACCGCAGTGAAATGGAATATGCTATGCAAAATGGCGGAAGAGAACTGCTCAACCTGCTGGAGGAAAAAGGATACTATCCCTATTCTGATATGGATAGAGAACCGGTTGTGTGAAAATGAAGGGGGCGTTGATGTGAGTTAATTTCGTGGGCAATGCCCAAGCTGCGGGACTGAGCCTGTCGTAAGAGTACCCCCCTCATCTGAAGTTTTTTATAGCTCTTAATGTCAAAGTTGAACATTTAATTGACAAGAGTCACATTCATGTATTAAATAGAGAAAGCCTGTTAATAACATAGTTGGAAGAAAATCAAAGCGAAGGTTGTCAAATGAGATATAGAAAAACGACACCTCCAGACAAGATAGTTCTCGATGATTCATTAATTCTGGAAGGGGATGCATTGCACGCGCTTCGCCTATTACCGTCAGCTTCGATTCAATGCGTTGTCACTTCTCCCCCTTACTGGGGGCTTCGTGATTATGGGATTGATGGTCAAATTGGATTGGAAACTACTTTACCACAATTTATTAATCATTTAGTTGCAATATTTAACGAGGTAAAACGCGTTCTACGCGACGATGGCACACTATGGTTGAATGTTGGTGACGGATATACTAGTGGAAATCGTGGTTACCGCGCAGTCGACAAGAAAAACCCTGCACGGGCAATGACCATTAGACCAGATACCCCTGAAGGTTTAAAACCAAAAGATCTTCAAGGCATTCCGTGGAGATTAGCATTTGCTCTTCAAGATGACGGCTGGTATCTAAGAAGTGATATTGTTTGGCGCAAACCGAATGCAATGCCGGAAAGTGTAAAAGATCGGCCAACACGTGCACATGAATATTTATTCATGCTCACCAAGTCAGAGCACTATTACTATGACTATGAGTTAGTTAAAGAAGTTGGATTAAATGGAAAACTTCGCAACCGTAGAAGTGTATGGGATATTAATACACAACCATTTCCTGAAGCTCACTTTGCAACGTTTCCTCCTAAGTTGATTGAACCTTGTATTCTAGCTTCTTCACAACCGGGTGATTATATTCTCGATCCTTTTTTTGGTTCTGGCACAGTTGGCATTGTATGTATAGAACAGTATAGGCGATATGCTGGAATAGAATTAAATCCAGAATATGTGGCCATAGCAGCAAATCGGCTAAGTGCCACAGAGGAAAGAATAATTAAGGTTGCTGTGTGATGGCGGATATAAATATTCCTGCACCAGAACTTCAAATTGATTTTTCATTCGCACTTGGTCAGGTACGAAGCCTTTACCTTCAAGACGCATTAAGCAGCACCATTGACGCTCTGAACCTGTCTACTCTAGACAAGGAGTTGTCCACATATGTACCACAAAGTAGCCTCAAAGCACTAGCGAAACATGGCTTGAGAGGCGAGCTTGTTTATGCAGTTCCATGTGTTCTTAAAACTAATCCATATCTACTCGGCTATTACAGATTACTGCTCGGATTCAGTCAAAAAGAATTCTATACAAAAGAATTCGGTGTTTCTGGCTTCAAATCAATGGAATCAAAAGGAATTCTAACTGAAAGAAATAAGCCTGATTTATCAAATTTGTGCAAAGGTTTGGTTGTCAGTGCGGTGGCTTTAGTAAATGGGATTGGAATCGATAGATTGAGCCGGGATATGCTTGACGATTTAACCCTTCTTACCGTTGGGCCACAGTTAAGAGGTGGTGCAAATGTCAAAAAGGGTGTTGCTGGTATCGTTGATGTGTTTCAAACAATTCACGACATTGTTGAACATCCCGCCACGAAGTCCAGCGCTGGCAAAATCGAAATTGAGAATGCTGCTGGTC from Deltaproteobacteria bacterium includes the following:
- a CDS encoding XcyI family restriction endonuclease codes for the protein MADINIPAPELQIDFSFALGQVRSLYLQDALSSTIDALNLSTLDKELSTYVPQSSLKALAKHGLRGELVYAVPCVLKTNPYLLGYYRLLLGFSQKEFYTKEFGVSGFKSMESKGILTERNKPDLSNLCKGLVVSAVALVNGIGIDRLSRDMLDDLTLLTVGPQLRGGANVKKGVAGIVDVFQTIHDIVEHPATKSSAGKIEIENAAGRKVLIEFAPDPDIVIREEMSKKRYRNIIAIEVKGGTDFSNIHNRVGEAEKSHQKAKATGYVECWTVVNVDRIDIEMSKRESPSTNTFYRLSSLKQGESDEYQDFKERVISLTGIRNDMV
- a CDS encoding site-specific DNA-methyltransferase, whose translation is MRYRKTTPPDKIVLDDSLILEGDALHALRLLPSASIQCVVTSPPYWGLRDYGIDGQIGLETTLPQFINHLVAIFNEVKRVLRDDGTLWLNVGDGYTSGNRGYRAVDKKNPARAMTIRPDTPEGLKPKDLQGIPWRLAFALQDDGWYLRSDIVWRKPNAMPESVKDRPTRAHEYLFMLTKSEHYYYDYELVKEVGLNGKLRNRRSVWDINTQPFPEAHFATFPPKLIEPCILASSQPGDYILDPFFGSGTVGIVCIEQYRRYAGIELNPEYVAIAANRLSATEERIIKVAV
- a CDS encoding suppressor of fused domain protein yields the protein MLRKFFGKKKKLTEEEEEKLENNWFDEKSRLMESILAKEHDMVMHALIPYEVGGGLDLYYYPNGIPGTAIATKELSYACRESSSNDKYKKYELVMFTREKLNLDQAKEENATFGKAHKNINSILNPVANYSKQATLNPNETCEFPSDMEGIGGKCLIFSEYKPASDDVEDFGLMAVIEIHRSEMEYAMQNGGRELLNLLEEKGYYPYSDMDREPVV